Proteins co-encoded in one Methylobacterium sp. WL1 genomic window:
- a CDS encoding DUF58 domain-containing protein, translated as MVATHALDAGRRSPGRRESEGATALSERMPRLVLEARRVSSLLAHGLHGRRRAGPGESFWQFRPFVTGEAAARVDWRRSARDDRLYVREREWEAAHNIWLWMDRSASMGFSSDLASASKIERALVLGLALADAFVEGGERVGLLGLTRATASRGIVERMIQALVADKAGLNQDLPPRASPARFDEVVLIGDFLTDPARIATAVQALAGRGSRGHLLMVVDPIEETFPFSGQAVLHDLEGGLSLDIGDADSWGVRYRARIAEHRAALQAIARQQGWTLTLHRTDRPASEAALRLATLIAARGPE; from the coding sequence TTGGTCGCCACCCACGCCCTCGACGCAGGCAGGCGCAGCCCCGGCCGGCGCGAGAGTGAGGGCGCGACGGCCCTCTCCGAAAGGATGCCCCGCCTCGTGCTGGAGGCGCGGCGGGTATCGAGCCTGCTGGCCCACGGCCTGCATGGTCGCCGCCGGGCCGGGCCGGGCGAGAGCTTCTGGCAGTTCCGCCCCTTCGTCACCGGTGAGGCCGCCGCGCGGGTCGACTGGCGCCGCTCGGCCCGGGACGACCGGCTCTACGTACGCGAGCGGGAATGGGAGGCGGCCCACAACATCTGGCTGTGGATGGACCGCTCCGCGTCGATGGGGTTTTCGTCCGACCTGGCCTCGGCGTCCAAGATCGAGCGGGCCCTGGTCCTCGGGCTGGCGCTGGCCGACGCCTTCGTGGAGGGCGGCGAGCGTGTCGGGCTCCTGGGGTTGACCCGGGCGACGGCATCGCGGGGCATCGTCGAGCGGATGATCCAGGCGCTGGTCGCCGACAAGGCGGGCCTAAATCAGGACCTGCCGCCCCGGGCGAGCCCGGCGCGCTTCGACGAGGTCGTTCTGATCGGCGACTTCCTCACCGATCCCGCCCGGATCGCGACCGCGGTCCAGGCCCTGGCCGGACGGGGCAGCCGCGGCCACCTGCTGATGGTCGTGGACCCGATCGAGGAGACCTTCCCGTTCTCGGGCCAGGCCGTGCTGCACGACCTCGAAGGCGGGCTCAGCCTCGATATCGGCGACGCCGATTCCTGGGGCGTCCGCTACCGCGCCCGAATCGCGGAGCATCGCGCCGCCCTGCAGGCGATCGCCCGCCAGCAGGGTTGGACACTCACCCTTCACCGCACCGACCGCCCGGCGAGCGAGGCGGCCCTGCGGCTCGCCACGCTGATCGCCGCGCGCGGCCCGGAGTGA
- a CDS encoding MoxR family ATPase, whose translation MTQAISPATSLDDGIVATAESCLAAVGQARDAIHGVIFGQEKVVDLALVTILAGGHGLLVGLPGLAKTKLVETLGTVLGLDARRVQFTPDLMPSDILGTEILEEDAERRRAFRFVQGPVFTQLLMADEINRASPRTQSALLQAMQEGHVSVAGVRHDLPRPFHVLATQNPIEQEGTYPLPEAQLDRFLLEIDVGYPDRAAERRILIETTGIDEVRPHAVMSTDQLLTAQRLVRRLPVGEAVVEAILDLVRAARPDGGDPLVKDKLLWGPGPRASQALTLAARARALIEGRVAPSVADVKALAEPVLKHRMALSYTARADGETIEGLIGKLAEKL comes from the coding sequence ATGACGCAGGCGATCAGCCCGGCCACCAGCCTCGACGACGGCATCGTGGCCACCGCGGAGAGCTGCCTCGCCGCCGTGGGTCAGGCGCGGGACGCGATCCACGGGGTGATCTTCGGCCAGGAGAAGGTCGTCGATCTCGCCCTTGTGACGATCCTGGCCGGCGGCCACGGCCTGCTCGTCGGCCTGCCGGGGCTCGCCAAGACCAAGCTGGTCGAGACGCTGGGCACTGTGCTCGGCCTCGACGCGCGGCGCGTGCAGTTCACCCCGGACCTGATGCCGTCCGACATCCTCGGCACCGAGATCCTGGAGGAGGATGCCGAGCGCCGCAGGGCGTTCCGGTTCGTGCAGGGGCCGGTCTTCACCCAGCTCCTGATGGCCGACGAGATCAACCGGGCGAGCCCGCGGACGCAATCGGCCCTGCTCCAGGCGATGCAGGAGGGCCACGTCTCGGTGGCCGGCGTCCGCCACGACCTGCCGCGGCCGTTCCACGTGCTCGCCACCCAGAACCCGATCGAGCAGGAGGGCACCTACCCGCTGCCCGAGGCGCAGCTCGACCGCTTCCTGCTGGAGATCGATGTCGGCTATCCCGACCGCGCCGCCGAGCGCCGCATCCTGATCGAGACCACCGGCATCGACGAGGTGCGCCCGCACGCTGTGATGTCCACCGACCAGTTGCTCACCGCCCAGCGCCTGGTGCGCCGGCTCCCCGTGGGCGAAGCCGTGGTGGAGGCGATCCTCGACCTCGTGCGCGCCGCCCGGCCCGACGGAGGCGATCCGCTGGTGAAGGACAAGCTGCTCTGGGGGCCCGGCCCCCGCGCCAGCCAGGCGTTGACGCTGGCCGCCCGCGCCCGCGCCCTGATCGAGGGCCGGGTCGCGCCCTCGGTGGCCGACGTGAAGGCCCTGGCGGAGCCGGTGCTCAAGCACCGGATGGCGCTCAGCTACACCGCCCGCGCCGACGGCGAGACGATCGAGGGCCTGATCGGCAAGCTCGCGGAGAAACTCTGA